TCAATTATTCTACTGAACGCGCTGTTGTTTCTTATGATCCACAGCAGACTGGTGTTCCTGCTTTTATCAACGCAATTAAAGGAAAAGGATATACCGCAACTGTTTTTGACAGCGCAAAAGGAAAAGACAAAGAAGAACACCGACGGAAAAAAGAGATCGCTGAAACAAAACAACTCTTTTTTATTGGACTACTTTTTTCTCTCCCCGCGTTTCTCATCACGTCTGTGTTTCCAAGCGTTGGAATAGAAATTCCCTTCGCGGAATACATTGCATGGATTCTTGCATCTCCAGTCCAGTTTTATGTGGGATGGCAATTTTATCGAGGAACATGGCATTCTCTTCGAAATGGAAGCGCTTCCATGGACACCCTTATTGCCATCGGAACAAGCGCAGCGTATTTTTACAGCATCTATGTTGTCTTGTTCCAGCCAGAACTTGGACAATATTTTGAAGTCGGCGCAATCTTGATTACCTTTGTCATGCTCGGTAAATACCTTGAAGCGCTCGCGAAAGGAAAAACCAGCGCAGCTATTAAAAAACTCATGGGCTTACAGCCGAAAACAGCGCTTGTTGTTCGCAACGGAAAACAAGAAGAAATTCCTATTGACAGCGTTGTTGTTGGTGACATTGTCATTGTGAAACCTGGGCAGAAAATCCCTGTTGATGGGACTATTGTCGATGGACACTCTTCTGTTGATGAGAGCATGATTACGGGAGAAAGCATCCCTGTTGAAAAGAAAAAAGGAGATCCTGTCATTGGCGCAACGATCAACAAAACGGGAAGCTTCCGCTTTAAAGCAACAAAAGTTGGCGCGAATACAACACTTTCGCAGATTGTCCAACTCATTGAAGACGCGCAGGCAAAAAAAGCACCTATTCAACGGTTTGCTGATGCGGTGAGTGCATACTTTGTTCCAATAGTTATCGGAATTGCAATTCTGACATTTATTACCTGGTACTTCGGTGCTGGTGAAACGTTCTCTTTTAGTCTTCTCACTGCTGTCGCTGTTCTTGTTATCGCATGTCCGTGCGCACTTGGTCTCGCAACACCAACCGCAATCATGGTGGGAACAGGCAAAGGGGCAGAAAAAGGGGTTTTGATTAAAGGCGGGGACGCGCTTGAAGCGGCGCACAAAGTTCGCTCTGTTATTTTTGATAAGACAGGAACCATCACTCATGGAGAACCTGTCGTGACAGATATTGTTTCAACAGGATCTTTATCTGAGAAGCAGCTTCTTCAACTTGCCGCAAGCATTGAACAGCATTCTGAACATCCGCTCGCAGAAGCAATTGTCGCAGACGCGCAAAAGAAGGCGCTTCCTCTTTTGAAATCAACTAATTTTTCCGCTATTCCCGGACATGGCGTTACCGCGACGCTTGGTAAAAAATTGTTTTATTTTGGAAACAGTAGACTGATGCAGAAACAGCACATCCATACAACATCTGTTGCTGAAAAACTGATCGCGCTTGAAGAACAAGGAAAAACCGTTATGCTTCTTGCTGACGGAAAAACAGTTCTTGGTCTTGTCGCTGTCGCAGACACTATCAAAGAAACCGCGAAAAAAGCAGTTGAGAAACTCCAACGCATGGGTGTTTCTGTGTATTTAATTACTGGAGATAATCAACGAACCGCGCAAGGTATTGCAAAGCAAGCAGGAATTACTAATGTTTTTGCTGAAGTACTGCCTGACCAAAAAGCCGCATATGTCAAGAAATTGCAGAAAAAAGGAAGTGTTGCGATGGTTGGCGATGGTATCAACGACGCGCCCGCGATCGCGCAAGCAGACATTGGCATTGCGATGGGTTCTGGCACAGACGTTGCGATGGAAACTGGAAATGTTGTTCTCATGAGAAATGACCCTCTTGATGTCGCAAAAGCGATTCGCTTGAGTAAAATCACCATGGCAAAAATCAAACAGAATATGTTCTGGGCATTGTTTTACAATGTTCTGGGTATTCCGATTGCCGCAGGGATTTTGTATCCATTCACTGGCTGGTTGTTGAGTCCAATGATCGCAGGTGGCGCAATGGCATTAAGCAGTGTCAGCGTTGTAGGGAATTCATTGTTGCTCAAGATGAAGAAGTTATAATATTGTTATTTTGAATCGCCCTGTTGCTCATTCACATGTTCATGCTATAGAGAATTTTGAAAAAATCACTTTTTGGTATACATATGGTGATTTTTTCTCAAAATTCTCAATAGAACCGCTTTGAATTCGGAGAAAAATTGAATTATTCAAAGCTCTCTATACTTTTTAATAAATAGATGAATTGTGTCAATTCTTTCGCCAATTGGAAGCGAGATCAAGTACGACACTCACTGCGTTCGGTCGTACGCTTAACATAATTTATTTATACTTTTGCTTACAAATGATTTTTTATGAGCGTGTGAAAATGAAAAAGATAAAAGAAATAATAAAACTACATGTGATTATTTTCTGTCTTGCTTTTCTGCTTAACATTCTTTGGGAATATCTTCACGCACCACTCTATGTGACCACAATGGTCCATGATTTCTATGGATTCCTGTACATGGCTGCTGCAGATGGATTGCTTGTTCTGCTCATTTATTGGATTGTTTGTTTGCAGGCACGAACTTTCTTTTGGCTTTCTGATTGGAAGAAACAGCTTGTTTTGATTATTGTTTCAGGTATATTTCTTAGCTTTTTTATTGAAATCAAAAATATGTACTTTACCTCTGTGTGGAGTTATACTGCTGCAATGCCTGTTCTGCCTATTCTTCATGTAGGTATAAGTCCTGTTCTTCAGATGGTCGTGACGCCTCTTCTGGTCTTCTCTCTTGCGCAACGTTTTTATACTAGTAAATCTTGAATAAGGATATGATCAACAAAGAACTGGCTGATTACATTAAACGGCAGTTTGAACACGGACATGATAGCGCAACTATTCGGGAACATCTTCTCAAGCACGGCTACACAGAAACAATCGCTGATGAAGCGCTTCATGACGTGCATCCTCCTGAAAAACCACACATTAAAGGTCTGAAATATCTTCCTTTCTCTGGTAAAAAAATGACTATTGCGTTTCTTGCGCTTTTCGCGCTGGGCGGCATTGGCTTTGCACTCATGAACCTGCTTGGCTCAGGAGATCTTGCAGGCGCCGCAACTGAACCAACTGACTTTCCTGATGAGATTGGACAGGAAATTACACAGGAGCAACCTGAAGAAGAACAACCTGCTGAGGAAATTTCTGAAGAACCTGTTCTTCCTGAAGAAGAGATCATAGAAGAAGTTCCCGAAGAGGAACCTGTTGAAGAAACAACAGAAGAAGTTGTTGAAGAAGAACCTGCAACTGAGGAAGAAGAAGAGGTTGCCGTCTCTGGCTGTACCGGCGACAGCAGTTGTGATACTGGCTATGTCTGCTATGAACAAGGATGCTCTGTTGATAATGATCGAGACTTACTCTCTGACGCACAAGAAGAGAGTGAAGGAACTGATTCCCTTGATCAAGACAGCGATGATGATGGTTATTTTGATTCTCAAGAATTGGATGATGGCAGTGATCCTCTTGACGCGACGAGTCCTGGATACACGACTTGCTCGTCCACATCCGATTGCGCAGCAGGATCCACTTGTTCTGAAGATGGTATCTGTGTTGCCTGCGAAGACAGCGATGCACTGAATTATAAGAAAAAAGGAACGACACAAGGAGTGCATTATACTGTTGGTAAAGCAATTCTTGCGCAGGACAATTGTCAAGACGAGTCAACACTCATGGAATATTACTGCAGAGATGGCTCTGCATTCTATTTTGAACAAGTCAGCTGTGAAGAAGAATATGGCACTGGATATAGTTGCAGTAATGGAAAGTGTGTGAGTTAGAAATAGTTTGCATCACTTTACTTACTTGTTTTATTTTCTCTCGACAACAAACAAACAGTGATCTTTCTCAAACGGATCTAATCTACTCTGCCAATGAATTTTGACTTCTTTCTCTAATTCTTTCTTTACTTTTTCATAGACGTCTTTTGGATCCGCAAGCACGTCAATGGACTTCGCCTTTATCGCGAGCATTGCAAGCTTGCCCTGCTTCAAAAATCTCATATTTTTCAGAAATATCGCAACCTGTTCTCTCTGCGCAATATCCTGAAACAAGAAATCCACTTCACAAATGAGATCCTGGTATTTTTCAGGACGATTTGCGTCTGCTAATATTGGCGCAATGTTTTTTCTTTTTTCCGCGAGCATGACCAATCTTCTCAACATGTAAAAGGAAAATTCCACCGCAAAAATCATTCCGTCTTCTCCCACCATGTCAGACAAATGAGAAACAGTAGTTCCGGAAGATGCACCTAAATAGAGAATGACGTCTCCTTCTTCAACAGGAAGTTTTTTGAGTCCTTTCGCAAGCCCCGCAGCAAGCTTTGATTTTTTGACACTCCATTGTCTCAACGCGCCATTGCTAAC
The Candidatus Woesearchaeota archaeon DNA segment above includes these coding regions:
- a CDS encoding copper-translocating P-type ATPase; the protein is MTNENKKVQLSISGMHCASCATILTKALTKVSGVTEATVNYSTERAVVSYDPQQTGVPAFINAIKGKGYTATVFDSAKGKDKEEHRRKKEIAETKQLFFIGLLFSLPAFLITSVFPSVGIEIPFAEYIAWILASPVQFYVGWQFYRGTWHSLRNGSASMDTLIAIGTSAAYFYSIYVVLFQPELGQYFEVGAILITFVMLGKYLEALAKGKTSAAIKKLMGLQPKTALVVRNGKQEEIPIDSVVVGDIVIVKPGQKIPVDGTIVDGHSSVDESMITGESIPVEKKKGDPVIGATINKTGSFRFKATKVGANTTLSQIVQLIEDAQAKKAPIQRFADAVSAYFVPIVIGIAILTFITWYFGAGETFSFSLLTAVAVLVIACPCALGLATPTAIMVGTGKGAEKGVLIKGGDALEAAHKVRSVIFDKTGTITHGEPVVTDIVSTGSLSEKQLLQLAASIEQHSEHPLAEAIVADAQKKALPLLKSTNFSAIPGHGVTATLGKKLFYFGNSRLMQKQHIHTTSVAEKLIALEEQGKTVMLLADGKTVLGLVAVADTIKETAKKAVEKLQRMGVSVYLITGDNQRTAQGIAKQAGITNVFAEVLPDQKAAYVKKLQKKGSVAMVGDGINDAPAIAQADIGIAMGSGTDVAMETGNVVLMRNDPLDVAKAIRLSKITMAKIKQNMFWALFYNVLGIPIAAGILYPFTGWLLSPMIAGGAMALSSVSVVGNSLLLKMKKL
- a CDS encoding fibrillarin-like rRNA/tRNA 2'-O-methyltransferase, with the translated sequence MTMQQLQANLFVEKTRRGDQFWTKNLTPGETVYDEKLVSNGALRQWSVKKSKLAAGLAKGLKKLPVEEGDVILYLGASSGTTVSHLSDMVGEDGMIFAVEFSFYMLRRLVMLAEKRKNIAPILADANRPEKYQDLICEVDFLFQDIAQREQVAIFLKNMRFLKQGKLAMLAIKAKSIDVLADPKDVYEKVKKELEKEVKIHWQSRLDPFEKDHCLFVVERK